GCAAAGACACCATTTTGATGACATCCACCCCAACACCTTTATGTTAAGTAATGTAACACTTCTTGCCTTCGCCCCTTGAAATGCCAACGCTGTGTTAACTTAAGGAACAGGAACGAAATTCGGTTTTAGCGTTTGTTTTTAGTATTGACAGGCTTTTTCCTTTTGGTATTGACAGGCATTTCTCCGAAATCTCATCCTCTACACCTATTTGATTTTGGAGACAAAATATGTCTATTTATGTAGGCAATCTTTCTTACGACGTTAATCAAGAAGACCTGAGTGCAGTTTTTGCAGAATACGGTACTGTAAAGCGCGTTCAGCTTCCCACAGACCGCGAAACAGGTCGTCTGCGCGGCTTTGCTTTTGTGGAAATGAATGCTGAAGCTGAAGAAACGGCAGCCATTGAAGCCCTTGACGGTGCTGAGTGGATGGGCCGCGACATGAAAGTTAACAAAGCTAAGCCCCGCGAAGACAGAGGTTCTTTTGGCGGTGGTGGCGGTGGCGGTGGTGGCGGCGGTGGTCGTCGCAACGACGGCTTTTCTCGCCGCTACTAAGCTCTAAGACTAAGTAATTTTAGCTCCTTGGTAGTGGCTGATAGCATAGCATTTGCCGCTGCCTGAGCTTCATTAGTCTCAGTAGCCCATAATAATCTAACTAGAAAGGCTTAAGCATTGCTGCTTGAGCCTTTTCTATATGCTTGCAGTAACAAAAAGTGGCTGACCCTTCAAAAAGACCCGCGCAAAACACTGATTCCAAAACCAGACAAACCACCGCCAGAACCGATAGCAAGAGTTTTGCCATCAGGACTAAAAGCGATGCTGCTGGTGTATAAGCGA
Above is a genomic segment from Microcoleus sp. FACHB-831 containing:
- a CDS encoding RNA-binding protein, producing the protein MSIYVGNLSYDVNQEDLSAVFAEYGTVKRVQLPTDRETGRLRGFAFVEMNAEAEETAAIEALDGAEWMGRDMKVNKAKPREDRGSFGGGGGGGGGGGGRRNDGFSRRY